A genomic region of Ignavibacteriota bacterium contains the following coding sequences:
- a CDS encoding T9SS type A sorting domain-containing protein, which produces MMKKAILYYLFTATSVFLFAGILFSAEGQKSQKNKSEREVTEVTGVPRTTVMNINNLLMWAGDDGRMERRPMDDNSGVTFPRGTAACVYAGGLVWAGYVKDGSSPDLRVGGQTYNYGTVPGRITSKGVAESPSAPSVRMYRIRRDWKTADLARDAAEINDVALATVSQGQIDAVRAQYKKDWIEWPWQKGAPYYDRNNNGIYDPDPTGNYDPALDEPGLGGADQVLWYVANDLKATATSGLYGSPPIGIEMQVTCWAYARTDELGNVIFQRYRIIYKGTSTTPPDARIDSMYIAKWVDPDLGNYGDDYAGCVKDKSLGFVYNSQPEDAEYKKYNLNPPFVGYDFFQGPRVKKDGATARWDLQTITGYENKEMTTFAYFAAGGFDSDPTLAQYSGTLQWWNLIRGYRPRPITPAEPFIDPATGIATKFELDGDPTTLRGWIDGRRDSPSDRRIVLSSGPITMALGDTQEVVVGLMGAIAGRDKDYMEGYNLLKKIDDEAQNAFNFNFDLPKNVPAPNLNIVELENKIILEWESDTAKIRECESYNSKGYRFEGYTLWQFPNSRATTDIARQLAPFDITGPRSRVIEIDKFKNRPLVNGQPYYFGIQTIVFNPDPSVKSRLESAPIVKTAIPHSPNPGTVYPYELSEPQSIAANVVGKNDATVLVSYNDPTKADGHTYKVLFHSAENETWDFVDQTEHDTLIKGVSFSSGTSSYRSVTRGFTVTVNIPKVGIKGVYLVKSDNQTMREPVFVTPDPKNEFFVISHIVNDRGTSTLDTMAGGNRSDRDIEWRFGDSSWAIMSIGASSFWLRVPYQMWQLGNGSTIPDRQLYTVIIPPEKDSIWRATKLLSRSYNNKALKTFYPVAVYADSYKVGSTFYGGRYYDDILSKPFANLIKGVILTNISIPKDPVWAIARAYLADLDDDGKLPPAGTFIRFEKYKAIVDGDEKEFTTTPTVYDNAEAAKTEIAKINVFPNPYYGVNTQMGSRQAPFVKFNHLPANAKIRIFNLAGHLVRTLEKNYEASAPSQFLTWDLQNENQLPVASGIYLAYLELKDANGVDLGTKTLKIMIIQEQQYLDNF; this is translated from the coding sequence ATGATGAAGAAAGCAATACTCTACTATCTTTTCACAGCGACTTCCGTTTTTCTGTTCGCCGGAATTCTGTTCTCTGCGGAAGGGCAAAAATCTCAGAAGAATAAAAGTGAACGTGAAGTAACCGAAGTTACCGGGGTTCCGAGAACCACCGTGATGAACATTAATAATTTGTTAATGTGGGCAGGTGATGACGGGAGAATGGAACGCCGACCAATGGATGATAATTCCGGTGTAACATTTCCCCGTGGAACTGCGGCGTGTGTGTATGCTGGCGGATTGGTCTGGGCAGGGTATGTCAAAGATGGCAGTTCGCCGGACCTCCGCGTTGGAGGACAGACATATAATTACGGAACCGTTCCCGGCAGAATTACGAGCAAAGGAGTAGCAGAAAGTCCGAGCGCTCCGAGTGTGCGCATGTATCGTATTCGCCGCGATTGGAAAACAGCCGACCTTGCACGCGATGCCGCGGAGATAAACGATGTTGCTCTTGCGACGGTTTCTCAAGGTCAGATTGATGCCGTTCGTGCGCAATACAAGAAAGATTGGATTGAGTGGCCCTGGCAAAAAGGCGCTCCGTATTACGACAGAAACAATAACGGAATTTATGACCCCGACCCGACCGGCAATTACGACCCGGCATTAGATGAGCCGGGGCTTGGTGGCGCTGACCAGGTACTTTGGTATGTTGCCAATGACCTCAAAGCAACGGCAACAAGCGGGTTGTATGGTTCTCCTCCAATCGGAATCGAAATGCAGGTAACATGTTGGGCGTATGCACGAACTGATGAACTTGGAAACGTTATCTTCCAACGTTATCGAATTATCTATAAAGGAACATCAACAACTCCGCCTGATGCGAGGATTGACTCAATGTATATTGCAAAATGGGTTGACCCGGATTTGGGAAATTATGGCGACGACTACGCCGGATGTGTGAAAGATAAGAGTTTAGGATTTGTCTATAACTCACAGCCGGAAGATGCAGAGTACAAAAAGTACAATCTCAATCCTCCTTTTGTCGGATATGATTTCTTTCAAGGACCGCGTGTGAAGAAAGATGGCGCAACGGCGAGATGGGACTTACAAACCATCACCGGTTATGAAAACAAAGAAATGACCACGTTTGCTTACTTTGCCGCCGGAGGTTTTGATAGTGACCCGACATTAGCACAGTATTCAGGCACACTTCAGTGGTGGAACCTGATACGGGGATACCGTCCGCGACCAATAACACCGGCAGAGCCATTCATTGACCCTGCGACGGGAATTGCTACAAAATTTGAACTCGACGGAGACCCGACAACATTGCGAGGGTGGATTGACGGAAGAAGAGATTCTCCCAGTGACCGAAGAATAGTTCTTTCTTCCGGTCCGATAACAATGGCGCTGGGTGATACTCAGGAAGTTGTGGTCGGTTTAATGGGCGCCATAGCAGGCCGGGATAAAGATTATATGGAAGGATATAATCTTCTCAAGAAGATTGATGACGAAGCACAAAATGCATTCAACTTTAATTTTGATTTGCCCAAGAACGTCCCGGCGCCAAATCTCAATATTGTAGAATTAGAGAACAAAATTATTCTCGAATGGGAATCTGACACAGCAAAAATCAGGGAGTGTGAATCATATAATTCGAAAGGATATCGTTTCGAAGGTTATACACTGTGGCAATTTCCCAACTCAAGAGCGACGACAGATATTGCGCGACAACTTGCGCCGTTTGATATTACCGGTCCTCGTTCGCGCGTTATAGAAATTGATAAATTCAAAAATCGTCCGTTAGTAAACGGGCAACCCTATTATTTTGGAATTCAAACCATTGTCTTTAATCCTGACCCATCGGTCAAGAGCCGTTTGGAATCAGCGCCGATTGTTAAAACAGCGATACCTCACAGTCCGAATCCGGGAACAGTCTATCCTTATGAATTAAGCGAACCACAATCTATCGCGGCAAATGTTGTTGGAAAAAATGATGCAACGGTATTGGTTAGTTACAACGACCCGACGAAAGCGGACGGACATACTTACAAAGTCTTGTTTCATTCTGCTGAAAACGAAACATGGGATTTTGTTGACCAGACAGAACATGATACGCTGATAAAAGGTGTTTCATTTTCATCAGGTACTTCTTCGTACAGGTCGGTCACGAGAGGGTTTACAGTTACTGTCAATATTCCGAAAGTGGGAATTAAGGGGGTATATCTTGTCAAATCAGATAATCAAACAATGAGAGAACCTGTATTTGTTACTCCGGATCCTAAGAATGAGTTCTTTGTTATCAGTCATATTGTTAATGACAGGGGTACTTCTACATTAGATACGATGGCTGGTGGAAATCGAAGTGACAGAGATATAGAATGGCGATTCGGCGATTCGAGTTGGGCGATTATGTCGATAGGCGCATCTTCTTTCTGGCTGAGAGTGCCATATCAAATGTGGCAACTGGGGAATGGTTCGACTATTCCAGACCGTCAGTTGTACACGGTAATAATCCCGCCTGAAAAAGATTCAATATGGCGAGCAACAAAGTTGCTCTCACGTTCCTACAACAATAAAGCGTTGAAAACTTTTTATCCTGTAGCAGTCTATGCAGATAGCTACAAAGTCGGTTCTACTTTTTATGGCGGTAGGTATTACGATGATATTCTCAGTAAACCATTTGCTAACCTGATTAAAGGTGTTATTCTTACAAATATTTCTATACCTAAAGATCCGGTTTGGGCTATAGCGAGAGCGTACTTGGCTGATTTAGACGATGATGGAAAACTGCCGCCAGCAGGAACGTTTATTCGTTTCGAGAAATATAAAGCCATTGTGGATGGTGATGAAAAAGAATTCACCACAACACCAACCGTTTATGATAATGCCGAAGCCGCTAAAACAGAAATAGCAAAGATAAATGTCTTCCCGAATCCATACTACGGAGTGAATACACAGATGGGGTCACGTCAGGCGCCGTTTGTCAAATTCAATCATTTACCGGCGAATGCGAAAATCAGAATCTTCAATTTGGCAGGACATCTCGTCCGAACGTTAGAGAAAAATTATGAAGCATCTGCCCCAAGTCAATTCCTCACATGGGATTTACAAAATGAAAACCAGTTACCTGTTGCAAGCGGAATCTATCTCGCATATCTTGAATTGAAAGATGCGAACGGAGTTGATTTGGGAACGAAGACACTAAAAATCATGATAATCCAGGAACAACAATATCTGGATAATTTTTAA
- a CDS encoding PorV/PorQ family protein has translation MNTRTTTLLLLFCIALLLSGERSFAGRADKSGTAAAPQLLIPVGPRMIALGGTSIATVNGIEALFWNPAGVAKSNHESNATFSHVNYLADIGVEYVAISSQFEGLGTLGLSVKSLSFGDIAITTEDQPDGTGAITSPTFFTLGVTYAKQLADRVSVGLTLSHITEKIERASAAGIAFNVGVQYSGVGGVPGLNLGVVVKNIGPQMQYEGTGLLREGSLEDLSYGSLVQLRAASAELPSVMEIGFGYIKSFDEVNALNISGLFQNNNFSDDEYKFGLEYSYSDLLFLRGGYVQTAKTTELESIFGGTYGIGFHQNLGDVDLSIDYAFRTAEYFGGNHVFGIILGF, from the coding sequence ATGAATACACGTACGACGACTTTGTTACTTCTATTTTGCATTGCTCTGCTACTTTCGGGTGAACGGAGTTTTGCAGGCAGAGCAGATAAATCCGGAACCGCCGCCGCACCGCAATTATTAATTCCTGTCGGTCCACGAATGATTGCTTTGGGTGGAACATCAATTGCGACGGTCAACGGTATTGAAGCGCTCTTTTGGAATCCTGCCGGTGTCGCAAAATCAAACCATGAATCGAATGCAACATTTTCACATGTTAACTACCTTGCCGATATCGGCGTTGAGTATGTGGCCATCAGCAGTCAATTTGAAGGGCTCGGGACATTAGGGCTCAGTGTCAAATCACTTTCATTCGGAGATATCGCAATCACCACGGAAGACCAGCCCGATGGTACAGGCGCAATAACTTCACCGACCTTTTTTACTTTGGGTGTGACGTATGCGAAGCAACTTGCAGACAGGGTGTCAGTTGGTTTAACGTTGAGTCACATTACGGAAAAAATTGAACGTGCAAGCGCCGCGGGTATTGCTTTCAATGTCGGGGTTCAATACTCTGGAGTAGGCGGAGTTCCCGGATTGAATCTCGGAGTTGTAGTGAAAAACATCGGACCTCAGATGCAATACGAAGGAACAGGATTGCTTCGTGAAGGTTCATTAGAAGATTTAAGTTATGGTTCGTTGGTACAACTTCGAGCCGCATCTGCCGAACTTCCGTCAGTTATGGAAATCGGTTTTGGTTATATAAAATCATTTGATGAAGTAAACGCATTAAATATTTCCGGTTTATTTCAGAATAATAATTTCTCTGATGATGAATATAAATTCGGTCTGGAATATTCATACTCAGATTTACTCTTCTTGCGGGGAGGGTATGTCCAGACAGCAAAGACAACCGAACTGGAAAGTATCTTTGGCGGTACATACGGTATCGGTTTCCATCAAAATCTAGGCGACGTTGATTTATCTATTGATTATGCATTTCGAACAGCAGAATATTTTGGCGGGAACCATGTTTTTGGAATTATTTTAGGCTTTTAA